Below is a genomic region from Streptomyces sp. RPA4-2.
GTCTCGTCGCCGTGATCACGACGCTCAACGGCCGGAACGGCTTCGGGGTGTCCACCTGCCTCGTCCCCGGCCACTGCGCATCCGCCATCTGACCTGACGACACATGCGAAGGAGATCCTGGTGAGTACCGTTCCCTCTCGCGCGCGCCGGGTGTCGCCGGCCCGTGCCGTCGACGAGTTCGTGCTCGCCACCGCCCTGCTGTTCCTCGCGGTGACGGCGGTACGGTGGCTGCGCGATCCGGGCTCCGTGCTCTGCGTCGCCGACCTCGACGTCGCGATCACGGTCATCGGCGCCTTCAGTGGGATCGTCCTCACCGTGCTCATCCTCACCCCGCCGGGGAGACGCAGCGGGGGCCACATGAATCCGGCCGTGACGGTCTCCCTGTGGCTGATGGGCGCCTTCCCGGGGCGCGGCGTCCTGCCCTATGTGCTGGCGCAACTCGCGGGCTCCGCCGCGGGAACGGGGCTGGCGCGCCTGGTGTGGGGGCGCCCGGTGACCCTCCCGTCCGTCGACTACGCCGCGATCGGGCCCGCGCCCGCCTGGCAGCCCTCGGCCGTCTTTCTCGCCGAGGCGGGAGGCATGGCGGCCATCGTCCTCGTCGTCGGGTTCCTCATGGCCCATACCCGCTTCTCACACCTGCTGCCGTACGCCATCGGACTGTCCGTCGCGCTGGTGATCACCCTGCTCGGTACCCGCAGCGGGGGCTCGGTCAACCCGGCCCGCCAGCTCGGGCCCGCCGTGCTCGCCGGCCGGACCGAGGACCTGTGGATCTATCTGGTGGCGCCGGTCCTGGGAGCCGCGCTCGGCGCCTGGCTCGACCGCCTCCTCGGACGGCTCCGGCGGCGCCTTCCCGCAGGTGCGACGCGGGTGGCGGCGAGTGTCGACCCGTCGGGCGAGGGCGGTGTCCCCGCCTTCGCCGTGAACGGGCACGCCGCCCTTCGCGCGCCGGGCCGGGCTACAGCTCCCACTCCACCCATATCAGTACAAGATGGACACTCATCCGATCGAAAGGGCTGATTCCCTCATGAACATCCTGGTTGCCGGTGCGACCGGCGCAGTGGGCCGACTCCTCGTCCCTTTGCTGCTGAAAGAAGGACATCAGGTCACGGGAGTCTCCCGTACGCCCGAGGGGGTGGAACGAGTACGACGGCAGGGCGCGTCAGCCGTCCAGGCGGACGCGTTCGACAGGGACGCCCTGCGACGGGTGATGGCCGCGACCGCTCCGGACGCGGTGATCCACCAGCTCACCGCCCTGTCGGACGCCGACGGGGAGACGACCAACCGGCTACGCCGCGAGGGCACGCGCAATCTCGTGGACGCGGCCAGGTCCGCCGGAGTGGAACGGATCGTCGCTCAGTCGATCTCCTGGGCGTACGTACCGGGGGAGACCCCGGCGGACGAGACCGAACCGCTGGATCTCGGGGCGGCCGAGCCGCGACGAGGGATGGTGGAGGGCATCCGGGCACTGGAGGAGACCGCGGCCGAGATGGAGACCTGCGTGGCCCTGCGCTACGGCATCCTGTACGGCCCGGGTACCTGGTACGCGCCGGGCGGCGCCGTGGCCGCGGCCCTGGCCGGCGACCCGAACGCGCGTCTTCTCGCCAACCTCGAGGCGGATCTCTCGGTGACATCGTTCGTGCACGTCGCCGACGCCGCGAGGGCCACCGTCGCCGCCCTCGGCTGGCCTTCCGGGCCCGTCAACATCGTGGACGACGAGCCGGCCGAGGGCCGCCAGTGGCTGCCGGTCCTGGCAGCCGCCCTCGGTGTGCCCGCACCCGAGGAACGGACAGGACGGCAGAACGAGGCCAGGGGCGCGTCCAACGAACGGGCCCGCTCCCGGGGATGGGAACCCGAACACACGACGTGGCGGTACGGCTTCGCCGCGCAGGACGTCTGACACACGTGTCCGACGCACATCTGACGCACAGGGGTTCGCCCACGGACTTCGCGGAACTCTGTGCGTCACCGGATCCAGGCCCGACGCCGAAGCGGTCCGATCGACGCGGGCCGCTACCCGGGTCGTCCGGTGGCACCGTCCGCCGTCGGCCCGGGACCGGACGGGGACCGGTCTCCGAGGAGTTCGCGCAGACGGTCACGCAGGCGGGGGACCTCCGGTGGTTCCGCGTCGCCGATCAGGGCATCCGCGGTGCGCCACAGCGCTCCGGCCGCGTCGGTGCGGCCGCCCTCGGCGAGCACGACGGCCTGTTGCAGCCGGACGCGGCCCGCGCGTACCCGGTCGCCGGTACGGTCGAACCGCACGGCTGCCGCCTCACTCGCCTCGATCGCGTCGTCGTGGCGCCCGGCCGCCATGGCGATCCCGGCGATTCCCTCGAGCGCGAGGCCGGCACCGGTGGAGTGCCGCATCCTCTCGAAGACGGTGAGCATCTCCCGCATGTCCGTCAGCGCGTCGTCGGTCCGACCGTCCTCGTGCGCCAGCCAGGCGCGTCCAGCGAGCTGATAGCCGAGGGCGAACAGGTCGCCTCCGCCGGCCCGCGCGATCCGCAGCGCCCGTTCGTTGAGCGCGATCGCCTCGCCGCGCCGCCCGGACAGCCGGTACGCCGTGCTCA
It encodes:
- a CDS encoding MIP/aquaporin family protein, which codes for MSTVPSRARRVSPARAVDEFVLATALLFLAVTAVRWLRDPGSVLCVADLDVAITVIGAFSGIVLTVLILTPPGRRSGGHMNPAVTVSLWLMGAFPGRGVLPYVLAQLAGSAAGTGLARLVWGRPVTLPSVDYAAIGPAPAWQPSAVFLAEAGGMAAIVLVVGFLMAHTRFSHLLPYAIGLSVALVITLLGTRSGGSVNPARQLGPAVLAGRTEDLWIYLVAPVLGAALGAWLDRLLGRLRRRLPAGATRVAASVDPSGEGGVPAFAVNGHAALRAPGRATAPTPPISVQDGHSSDRKG
- a CDS encoding NAD(P)-dependent oxidoreductase encodes the protein MNILVAGATGAVGRLLVPLLLKEGHQVTGVSRTPEGVERVRRQGASAVQADAFDRDALRRVMAATAPDAVIHQLTALSDADGETTNRLRREGTRNLVDAARSAGVERIVAQSISWAYVPGETPADETEPLDLGAAEPRRGMVEGIRALEETAAEMETCVALRYGILYGPGTWYAPGGAVAAALAGDPNARLLANLEADLSVTSFVHVADAARATVAALGWPSGPVNIVDDEPAEGRQWLPVLAAALGVPAPEERTGRQNEARGASNERARSRGWEPEHTTWRYGFAAQDV